The nucleotide sequence ccctaatcatcagggaaatgcaaattaaaaccacaatgagatatcacttaactccagtgagaatggcctttatcaaaaatcccaGAACAAcgcatgttggtgtggatgtggagagacaggaacactcatacactgctggtgggactgcaaactagtgcaacccctgtggaaagcattatgaagataccttaaacaaattcaagtagacctaccattctatccagcaatcccagtgttgggcatctacccaaaggaacaaaagtcattctatgacaaagacacctgtacccgaatgtttatagcagcacaattcacaattgcaaagatgtggaaacaacccaaatgcccatcaattcatgaatggattagtaaatcgtgatatatgtataccatggagtattactcagctataagaaataacggtgatatagaatcccttttgttctcctggagagagttggaacccattctattaagtgaagtatcccaagaatggaaaaacaagcaccatgtgtactcaccagcaaattggtttccctgatcatcacctaaatgcacgtttgggaatgacaccaattgggtatcagacggaggtgggggctggggggaggggataggtgtgtacctacatgatgagtgcattgcgcaccgtctcaggaatggtcacgcttgaatatactgactcggggggatgggggtggggggaggggatgggggtataactacatgatgagtgcagtgcgcactgtctggggaatggacactcttgaagctctgactcggggggatgggcgggacatgggcaatatatataacctgaacttttgaacccccataataagctgaaagaaatagaaaaaagaaaaagaaccaatgaCAGTTTTTAAGCAGGATCAATGTTGAGAGGAATCCAGAATAGTAAAAAAAGTGGATTAgaggaagaagaaaccaagagTAGAGAACATAAATCAGCAGTAATTTCAGTGGTCCCATTGATGGGTATTGATGATCTGAACTGGAGCAGGAGCCACAGGTAGGAGACTGGGTTCCAGAGACATGCAGAGATGTTTTAGTGAAGTTTGGCTATCCATTTCCCAGTGGAGGTATTCAATAAGACTGTTGGAAATATGAGTCTATCACTAAAAAGTGTTTTAAGATGGAGACATATTTAGAAGTCATCAGCAAGAGATGGTAGTTGGAGCCTGGTGGGTGGGTGATTATATTTCCAGGAACTGAGAAAACCTAAAGGAGAAGATGTTTGAGAAGGAAATTTTGGGAGACTGTGTGCAAATACAGGATTTAAAGAGGGACCCTCTCTGCAAAAAGTTCCAGTGCTCAGCTATTCTTAGGaattgccttttccttttctgttccagttATGGGAGTGGAGCAAGACTTGACCTTTTAGAAGAACTTCACTAGCTTCtttgttcttccctttccttgaGCACAGATACCAATTTTCTTATAGAGCCAAAAGCTGGGCCTGGTCTCTCCAGGGCCCTTGGCTTGGAGCCCCAAACTCACACTTGAGCAGCAGGGTAGGGAAGGCCACCCCTTAAGAAATGTTGAGAAAGTGGAGTCTGTAGAACATGACCATTATGTGGATGCTGTGGTTGCTCCCAATTAGTTCTCTGAGGACTTAGATATCGCTAGGAAGAGGAGATCACAGGGGCCTTGGGAGGCTTAGTTTCAGAGAGTAGTGGTCACTGAAATCACACTACAGAGAATCGGGGCATGAAATACTGGTGAGAAATTGGAGGCAGTGAGTATACAGGCTCTTtcaaaaagatttaaacagaatAATTCAGGTCAGCTTGTACCCCAGGTCAATTTAGAGTTCATTAGGTGTACCTTTCCAGAATTCTTGCATTAATTATATAGAAAGCTAAAAGTTTTGAGATGGCAATCACATACCCTGTCCACTCTACCCCTATTTTCCCTATTGACTTGATTAGTGCAAGTTTACTTAATGTAGACTGCAAGGTTGGGCTTTGGagcaggcagacctgggtttgaatcccagttatTAAATCCTATTTAACAACTGTTACCACAGGGAAAATCACTGAGCTAATACCTTCCTTGGCAGGTAGGACTGATTAGATTGCTCAACTTCCACTCCACTCCAACTCCCATATAGCGTGCCTGTCTATACAGAGGCTGGAAAGCCAAAGACAAATTTACtagactcccttgcagctgggtTTCACATCTGACCTGGTTCTGCCAAGCAGGCATCGCTGAAGGAGACTGGGGAAGTAGGAGTAGGCAGTGTAACGCTGCAGGAAGACATTAGATCTTATTGTAAGCACTGCAGTGGAGGTGACTGGTATTTTGAGAGTGGTAGAGGTGGAGTTTCAGTATTTGGTCCTGAGCATCTATGGTAGGAGGCAGTAGCTGTGGGTTCCTCTAGGAGAGTCCAATATCCTGGCTGAGCATTTCTCTTGACTATGTTGTTCTTGATAGTGTAGAAAGCAAGCTTACTTCCGTGGCTCCCCCAGAAATTCTTAAGCTGCCAAATACCCTGCAGTAAATCTTGTTCTGTTTAAACTACTGTTAGAGTGGATTCCATTGTTTCCAACTCATAGACTAACCTCATAGGATTTGGGAGGAAAGTCAATATAACTAGCACAGTAGTTAGCACATGGTGAgccacattattatttttattagtgtaTCAGGTGccataataaagtaaaaacaaacatcctgcaatttcttaagaattttctgattttagttttttgaagcaAATCTTGGTTGCAAGATTCTTAGATCTAAGTATTACAGAATAGAACTCTTACCTTTGTGTACTGTTGAGACCAACATAGTGAAACATTAACTAGCAAACTAAGACATCTGTACtgtttaaaatgaggaaatccaggataaattaaaatattcttattgtttttatttaagtgTTGGAATTGTCTTCAATTTCAGTTAACAGTGTTAATAATGTACCAAACACTGTTAGGAGCCATGGCTTTAAGAAATTTTAGATAATAGTTGAGAGGCTCATGAtcttttgttgtttctttccCAGGCTGCTCAACTTGTTGGTAACTTCTGATCTTTTTGAGAAAagtctaaatattttgaaatctataaCTTAATATGCAGGGTTTTTGCCAAACTGAAAATCTCATTTTTGCTTATGGCAACCTTATGTTAATAATATGATGTTTACATCTGAGAGTAAGAATGGATATAATTATGTTGTAATCTTTATTGGAAGATATGTAACAAGATGCTATCATCAAAGCTTTTGCGCCTCTGAATAATActacaattttatttgtattcaattattttttaagtcattgattaaaaaatgatctttttaaagaaaaagcctCAATTTACTACTCATTTCCTCATCCAGATTCTTCTAAAACTTCCTAATagatattgaatatttaaaatatctgtagaaCAAGTTAAAGTTAAATGCCACTTGTCACAGCTTTCATTACGGCTGCTGttagtttatgttttgtttttacctgAACCACTGATTTTGCTTTTGGTTTAGATGGTATTAATAATGActctattaatataacaaaagcatagatacacataaaatattctcttttctgataaaaacaaaacttttgtgGCAGGACATGTAGAGTAACTTTTTGGCATTGTtcaattaagcaaataaaaacaaaacttttctatCACATGTGAATATATTACGCATAACTCAAAAGACCATTTGAAACTAAAACTGATATTTTTCTCAGGGTTAGCCTAATTGTTTCTCAAAAACAGGGAAGGCTCCTATTAAAATGAGATTAAGACTTTAATAAGGATAATTTATAGGACAATGTCACTGACTTTGTGCTATTCAAATGTTTTATGTGTCCAAAtgaaatttaatcattttaatattgtattaagAGGAAAATTATGTTAAATCATCTGTGAACCTTTACGCAATTGTCCCTTTGGAAACTCAAGAGATTGACAAATTACAGAGGTCAGTAATTTTGTGGCtgtccttaatattttttaaacaagaaaattgaGGAATGAAAATACACAGGAAAAAGCAGCTGTAACAATTTTTATGAAAGTGGCTAGAATCTGGTTACTCCAACTACATATAATTGCTTCTAATAAGCTAGTTCCCTTTTATTAGCTCTCTTTAAAGTGAACTGTGGTTCTCTAATTGTTCAACCAGCATCAGATAAGCCTGAAAGTTCCTCAGAGTGTGAAGTCATAATCAggaacattttaaattcaaattgttCCATAAAGCAGTATCAAAAGAAACAGAGataaggaaattattattataaaaatgcctaaaattatttttaaaaaggataaagaattttgtatttaggatttggtttaaaaattgttaagagaaCTTACTGTGAATgttctattttgcttttatttgttattaGTGTCAGTATTTGGGGAAGAAGGTTGAAAATGAATGTATATGTAATTAAAGGATGCCAATTGTCAGTAAATTAATAATTGCATTAATATAATTATCCCTTTATGGCTATTGAAAAGTTTGGTGGTCAAGTTTattagtttgattttaaaaatgtatatagatgTAGACCTGTGACTTTAAACGTAATCTTATGAAATCTGGAATAATTAATACAATTTTCATTGATAATTAACATTACAAATCAGTGATGTTCTTCATCAGGATTTTTTGCTCATGGAAAGGGtctgcatggattttttttttttaactctagttTCAGAGTTTATTGCAGATATACAATCTTGCTGATTTTCTGAATTTAtctatgatatatttatacatatatatatataattgccTCTATTGTTATCAGTAGGAGAGCAGAGATCCAGAATACAAGATCTTTTCATAACTAgtgtttaaaataagtttaaatttgcgagtagttttagatttacagaaaaggcGTAGAATTCCCAAATACCTATACTTAGGGTACCCAACTGTTAACATCTTATGTACATTTGTCACAGCTAAGAAACTAACTTACTGTAATTGGTccattacaattaaataaattttatattcatcttTCATTAGTTTGTCTCTAATATTCTATTTCTGTCCCAGAATCCCACCCAGGATGACACATTACATTTAGTCTTCTTGTCTCTTTagctttcctcctctcccctgcctttTCATGCTCTACTCAATGGaagcaagtaaacaaacaaagtccaagattaaggggAAGGAGTTAACCTCCACCTCTTTGAAGGGGGAGGAGTATCTACATAAATGATTTAGACTTCCTCTGTACaggatatttttctcttctccatttatATTAGTGTGGACTCATGGATATTCATTTTGGACTttggttataatccaatactatattatttattttgttgatcaaatttttccagctttagccattgggagctcttgcatgttggctcctgtgtccctttgacatattcctttttttttttttttttttttagcatttgttgactttctggcactacaagatgctctAGGCTCCCTCTTGTATATTTATTGCCCCAGTCCTAGGTCAGTCCAAGGAgccctgttttcttttgttggaGAGTAGAAACCATGGTCTCAGTGTTGAATGTGCTTGTTTGCAAGAGGTTATCATTGCCTCTATACCCTCTCAATGGATAGAGCTAGGAAAATATGTACTTACACTAAcccatgcatgcatgcatatcagtatgtatatatatgcatatctatattttatctttgtCCATCTGTATGTccattaagctaaacatgagttcatactggtATCACTGGCTCTCATCCAGTACCACAGGGTTCATTCTAGCCTTTTCTCCTTGCTTCTTTGTAATTTCCTTCTCTACTAGTAAGAAACCTGGATCTAACCATCTGCCACCAATTTACTTGTTTGTTCATCTCCAGTAGATATATAAAGCAAGTTCAGAATTGTTAATCCATACCTCGTGAGAAGTAGCTTTACCAACTAGTGAACAGTGTTTATGTAtggttctttctgtttttagttttgcAGTTTTCAGTCAAAATACCACTTTCCAAAGTTAGTTAGGTTAGCTCCTTTCCCCCACCCACTCAGTGAGGTGTCAGACATTTGTAATACTATCAGATTATTTTGTCACAGTCCCCATTCCATCTTGTGCTTCCCCTTTCCTCTTGGCTGATTTATGAAGTTTGTATAGATTAAGATTCACTCTGCTGTAAAGTTTTTGGGTTTCAACAAATGCAAAGTGTCATATATCCACCACAACACTACCAGAAGGTTAGTTCCACCACCTTTAAATCCCCTCTGCTCACAAGATTTTGAGAGTTCCCAGGGGATCCCTTTCAGACTGATAGCTCAGCTTGATCTTTGGTCCGAACAAACCTAGACTGTGAGTTCTTTCATCTCAGGCAGTGGTTCTAAGTCCCAGCTGCACACTGGAACTACCTGGCAaactaaaaaatactgatgcctcaTCCTAACTCCAGACCCTGATTTAATTGGTCCCATCTGGTTTAATCAGTCTGGATGTGGGTCTGGGCACTGGGACTTTGAGAAGCTCCCCAGATACTCAGAGTGTGCAGCAAAGGTTTAGAACCACTGATCCTGGGCTCCTCTCTGTCTTGTTTGGATCCAGCTGACTTTTGATTAAAACACAAATGATTACTTGCTGCATTTGCATCACCTTGGGGGGTATTATTAATTATCATATAAATTTGTGAATAAGTAATATAGCAAGGATGAAAAGGATAAATTTCACACATTAAATAATCATGTATGCAAAGCATAAATTAGTTTTTACTCTCTAACAGAATTCAAAATGAACCTCAGTTTCTACTGGTGATGGCAAATTTAATTTTGACAAGTCAAAGTtacttaattatttctaatttaaaactcACTTCTTTTGGAGTAAATAGTTCAATTcagctttctccctccctttctctgttcattttttccctgGAATAATCTAGGTTTGGGTCCAGGTGATCTCAAGTGGCATTGGCATTAGGGAGGACACATCTGGCTGGAGGAGGCTTGTCTgctgttgttttctgtttgatcAGCCTGGGCAGTGCCAGGTGACTTGCTCTGTGGGTATTTGATCATGTTCTAGGCTGGCTCCCCCAGTAGAAAGAGGACATGGAGCAAAAACTGAGTCACATTATTACTCTTTTCTCCCCACCTTAAAGTTTGCATCATGCGCTCTGCTTGCTACCCTCCAGCTTTGTTAATGATATGTAGTGCTaagattttagaatttaaaaaaaaaaaaaaaaacacttctccATCAAGATTCTGACTCTCTTCAAATAATGGGTTGGCCCTTCAGACTCTTGCTTCCCCTGTGTACTTTCTACAAATCCATTCAGAAATTCAGTCTCCTCCTGTGTTCTGGGCTGTATTCTACCTTCTGTTCCAAAGCAGTGAAAGGCACTTACCAAAATGGTGAAGGACTtgaagcaataagaaaaatgtgacaaagaaaaatatttattgatgtctTAAAATAACCCCCTTCTCCTATCATATCCTGGTGTGATATGGACCTGATACtccaaataaatttcaatttgGAATGGGATAGATTTGGAAGGTAGATTTCCATGCAAGTGGTAGTAATAAAGGCCAATAAGATGTATCTGCATTTAAAGACTCATAGATCTTTCTTCACATGTAATAGAAAAAGCTGGACATATCTTTGAGGCTTGGCTAAAGCTCCAGACCATATGCAGTCAAGACCTCATGATGTAGAAACAAAATATTGGTATCTACTCTGTATGTATTCTAGGGAGATTTCACTGCCAAGGTGACACTTAGCAATAGCTGTCGAAGGGGACTTTAGTCAAAAtctacagagattttttttttaaaaaaagatgaattaaagcATTAGAGAATGAAAATCCATTGGGAGAACAGATTGTTAAATCTTTATTCAGATTTAAAAGGTGAGTAACCatactttgtattttgttttgtcctCAGCTGGAAAGGCAGCTAACGATGCAGAATGAAATGAGGGAAAGACAAATGGCCATGCAGATTGCTTGGTCTCGggaattcatgaaatattttggaacattttttgGCATTACAGCCATCTCTTTAACAGCTGGGTATGTTTGCTAtttactttaaacttttcttaaataatttacttctctttgtcttttctttggcCATAATATTATTAAGTTGGCCAAGGTAGGACTTTGGTCTAAACAGTGTATACGTAAAAGTAGCGTCTTGTTGCTTAGTCCTTGGGGGTAACTCTGCAGAAGAGAGTAGTAATAGTTAATTCTGCCTTCAGTTTCTTAGatttcttctgtcttttcctcCACTTCATAAGTTAGAAGACTGACTTGACACCATGATAGAAGGTCTCTACCAGTTTATCTCCACAATCCTTAAGTGGTAGACACTAATCCTTAAAAACAAGGGATCTGAGCATCAAAGTCAAATAAAGTTGAGCAAGACAGAGACCTTGCCCTTGAGAACTGCAGAATCTGGTGAGGGGTATTGGGTAAGGAAATCTTATTTCCATAGAAGATTCAAATGAATTAAATCTGAAATCAAGGATATTCTTCCAAAAAagcaggtaatttttttttctttaaatatagagATATGTGTTTATAGGTTATTTCTTGAtattgggtcttttttttttttttttttttttttgccttgaaacagagcaataaaaaataaaaagccaggcTTGCTGGTCCCTATTGTTCCATTAAGCTTTATCCTCACCTACCAATATGACTTGGGCTATGGAACCCTTCTACAAAGAATGAAAGGTAAGTCTTTGATAAACCAGAGTTTCTATTTCCTGATTTGTTTTCTGGTTCAAGGATCTCCTCCTCAGGACCAGGCCCTCTCACTGAATCTCCAATGACCAACATTTCTGCTCTCGCACTGTGAGACGCTGGAGCCAGTCATACCAGCTCACAAGAACCAATTGTTACATTTTTGGGGATTATGTAAACTGATTGTTAAATGTagtcatttaatttattaaaacttaaattatataaacttataattaaataagttatagtaagtaaataatatgaaattatgtTAAAAGCAAAGATAATAAATACTCAGAACTCATCTGTTTCTAATTACTTGCTATTATTCTTACTCTTAGGTCATTATCAATTTTGTCTGCATAAAAGAAATGCAGATATAATATACAGACACAACAAAATA is from Lemur catta isolate mLemCat1 chromosome 10, mLemCat1.pri, whole genome shotgun sequence and encodes:
- the PLGRKT gene encoding plasminogen receptor (KT), which produces MGFIFSKSMKENMKNQQEFAVMNARLQLERQLTMQNEMRERQMAMQIAWSREFMKYFGTFFGITAISLTAGAIKNKKPGLLVPIVPLSFILTYQYDLGYGTLLQRMKGEAEDILETEKSKLQLPKGMITFESLEKARREQSEFFIDK